Below is a window of Neodiprion virginianus isolate iyNeoVirg1 chromosome 4, iyNeoVirg1.1, whole genome shotgun sequence DNA.
TCCGTAGCTCGTCcggatttttgaaatttcgaccGGTCGAGACTTGTTTCTAGCGCCGCGCGGCAGCATCTCACATTTCACGCACGTGTGATAACATGGTCATAACAACGCATTTAGCGGTATTTATTAAAGAAAAGCCTCTTAGCGTGACTTTGTCCCACGGACTACTGTAAATCTGCTTTATTCTAATAGTTGATCTTCCCTAACCTCAGGATATCAATCTCAAAATAAACGAGCTTTTCTACTCAGAACTTTATTCAATACATCAACAActagtttttatttatttggcGTCTTATAAATTGAGCATTAATgtatattctttttcattttcgccATCTACCAACGTAGTTTGGATTCCGCCGAGATGTGCCGCTATTTTTACTTTTGATTACCTTAGGTGATATCAGAAGAGTATTCGTTTCAGacgaaaatcactttttctaatttcaacgaatgcTTAGGTTTTACGATCTTCTAGAATCCGAAAAACAAGTCTTGTGACATATGTCGGTTTGTCCGATAAACTCTTGCGATAATCTCAGAgacgaatcgatgaaaaaattggaaacttACAGGATTTTATAATCAAATGATGGGTATCAAAAATTGCCATGTCCCGTTTAATTGGAACTTCCAGTTCTACCTGAAATTAACCGATTCCACCGATTCTTAATgtttaatcgaaaaaatctATAGTATCTCTTTTTTATTACTCTTCCTAAATCAACAATCATGTTTTTCTaagtttattaattttaccaAATCTTACCGTCTGTCGGCCTATCGACTTGTCCGGACAAACTACCGTGATGATTTCGGAAACCTCGAAAACACGATGTGCGTTGCCAGCCGATGCCACTAGTTGTCTACAGGCATGCTCCAGTACCAAATAGATGGCGTTAATAGTCATATGATACGATAATATGTATTAACATGGAATGATCGCACGCTACGTTACTAATAGTTATCGCCTGTGACTAACAACGCATATGAATGTCACTCACGGCATTTGCAATCAGTAGCGTTACAACAAGCGGGTAGTGTTGTGTTTGTCGGACgttttttatgtaaataaataatagtttTCATGGTGAAGTTTAATACACTTACCGATTacgaaagaaataaatctATGATCTGGTGACATTAATTAACGGTATGTAGTGATTTATTTTACcacaatgaaaaatatatcagaTTCTATTCTTCGTCATACACTAATTTATCTTATCAGTTTTTAAACTTTAAGTAcaaaaaatctgatttcatcatcattcgatttatttcatttatattattgtCTGAATGCATACTTAAACGTACCGCATCTAAAAATCTCTGTCTTTTAAGTCCCACTGGACATTCCACTCTTCATATTgtaagagaataaaaaaaaaaatggtatttACCGGAAAAATTTAATCTGCTTTGTTGCAGCCATAACTTCTCCTGTAGCATGGTTTCAAAGAATTGTTTATTGAATTactttactttattttcaagGTGAAAACACTGTCATTATGCAGAGTATTGGTATATTTCTCGTGGTGCCGCTACTCCTCATAAATTTCAGCCAAGCCTCATCTCCAACACTTCCATCACTACAACCTATTGTCATTAATGGCAATTATTCAACAACTTATACGAGGGAAATAAACACTTACATTGAATATGTGTTTGTGTACAGTGAAAGCAATGTAATTATTCTGTATATTGAATTCAGTATTGTAGAAaatcagaatttttattacttcacACATACAGTAAAGAATGTACCAATTGTACTGTTCatattttgtaacaaaatttcacTGGTTGTAGATAACATCTTTAGATGGTGCTCGTATAACAGTTCAGAGCAATGCCAACAGCAGTCTTCCTTTAATTGTTGTCGTTCGTCAACAAAAGGGAATCTTGTCTTGGCAAATTCCCCTGTTTGTTAAAACTGTCGATGATGTTCTCAAATACAACACAACAAGTCGAACATTGTGTCCAACAAATGATTATCAAAGATTGGGCTCTAAAGACCAAAATGAATTCGTAACTGTTAGTATTTCGACTGCAAGTATATCAAACATCAGCTTCAGCATGAGTGTCTTTCCATCTAATGACTTCTATATGCAGTaagttataaattattttatataattgtaACATCTTGCCATAACTACCTTTGTTCCTTGTTAACACCTGATAGAGGGTTTGATCATATTTGCGTTAGAAAAccattgaaataataacaaagtgaaacaattttaattttagcCCTGGAGAGATTAGAAATGTAATTATCTCCCCGGCAGAACCAATTTATTATGGGTTCAAATTTTCTGGAGAAATGGAAAGTTCTTCGGTATTGATGCAAGTGGAGTCTGATAGCGATACCTGCATGACAGTCTCCATTCAGAATATTTCAGTGAGTGCACTCCATTAAaggcatgtttttttttaattaatttggATGTGGATCATTTACCTTCAgctcaaaaaattttatatgatTTTGGACTTGATATGTAATCTGTATAAACAGGCATAGTGGAACCTCGTTATTGCACAGCTGACCTGAGTGTCTGTCTTATAGCGAAGATCTTACTCTTCTGCAGTTCATTCGGGAGCAGAAGTATGTAGTCACTGTAGTAGCCATGCTATGGCCCAGCTAGCAAGGGACTTGCATCTATCCCATATAATGTGCGAGAACACCTTGTCAGAAGAAGGAGGTCGCTCAGCTGCGTAGGGGAGAATTGTTTTAAACTAGGATGCGTAATAACGAGGTCCCAATCTCCTAAGAATTTTTAGTCGTAGAAAAATAAGCATGAGGTTGTGAACTTCCTTTTAAATAgtgagattttattttctagtGTCCGGTATTTGATCTGGAAAGAAACATTCAGTTCTCTGGATACTGGCAAACAGTGAGCCGAAAAGGTGGCATCACCATACCGGTGAGCATTGTAATTTCTATATGCAGAATTATTTAATGTCTTAGTCGTACATTGAACTGgtattctgaaaaaattatccagACGCATTTATCAACCTTGTCTCTAGTTCAGATATAATAATGAGTTATATTTTCAGAGAGAAAGGTATCCGCGTGGCTTCTTTGTAGTTTTGGTAGTAAAAGGAGATGACAGTGACTGTAAGGGAAATCAAGTGCAGAGTCATCCAGGAACTAAAAAAGTGTCATTATCCATAGAACCAAGCATAACAAAACAGGACTATATATTTGCTTCCTCCATAGTTGTATCAGTTTTAATAGGATTTTGCATTTTCTATATCATCGGAGTTATTGCATTCAGGATCAGAGAGGGTAGAATGTTAAGAGAACAACTACTATCCGATCAAGACGAAGCAGAGCGAACACACAGTACCGAGGGTCCATCTTCAATGGGCGAGGTAACatacaataaataaagttaGTGTAAACTGTCATCTGGTTGTTGccatcaaataattttcaaaaggtATTTAAAACTTTCAGCTCGGCCCTAGTCAATGGGCTTCCATAGACGAAGACTCTTCTTTGGATGAAGATGACATAGATATGTTGGAGGACGCACTTTCTGACAAAGAAATTATAAGAACTAGACGAGTGCTCTCAGTTTGTGATCTTGCTCGAAAAGATCCTCGAATTTTGAGGCATAAATCTCGTTTGTACGTATATTATCTCGGTACTATAGCCGTATTTTATACGCTACCAGTTATTCAATTGGTTGTGACCTACCAGCAAGTTCTGCATGTGACTGGCAATCAAGATTTGTGCTACTACAATTTTTTGTGCGCGCATCCTCTGGGACTGTTGTCGGACTTCAATCATGTCTTTTCGAACTTAGGATACGTGATTCTAGGCTTATTGTTTATACTTCTTACCTATGTCAGAGAACATAGAGAAacaaatgaagaaagaaataaaagttttggCATACCGCAACATTATGGGTTGTTCTATGCTATGGGTGCTGCCCTTATTATGGAAGGCGTTTTATCAGGCAGTTATCACGTCTGCCCGAATCACAGCAATTTCCAATTCGGTACGTTTGTATCAATCGACGGAAATTATATTTCAGGCCAGCTTTCAAAACTGAGATTTGGAATTTGATAAACTTTCATGTTTCCtacaaacaaaattcaatatcgATTTTCTGGgttattacaaaataattttaactTCGTATCAGGCCTCACAATCATACGCGATAAAAGAAAACTTCTTAATATATGCTATCATAATTGTCTTTATTTTTAGACACAAGTTTCATGTATATAATGGCGGTTCTCTGCATGGTGAAGATCTATCAGACGCGACATCCTGACATCAATGCACGAGCCCCGGTTACATTTGGTGTTCTAGCATTTGCTATTTTCCTAGGTTTAATCGGGGTTCTAGATggttcgaaatatttttggataatatttacaatcatACATCTTACCGCTTGCTTAGCTCTGACGGCACAGATTTATTACATGGGTCGATGGAGATTTGATAGAGGACTACCTCTGAGAGTTTTTGTGGTaagaaataatcaaattaGAAGATTGCTAAATAAATACAAagttcgtttgaaattttatatggTTTAGTTTAACACGGATATATGTGTCACAATAAGTTAATATTATAACACTTTCTGATCAGATAATGAGACACGATGCTCGTGCTGGCGTCACGAATTTGCTACGGCCAGTATATGGTGGAAGATTAGTGCTATTAATTATTGCCAATGTCTGTAATGTGCTGCTGGCAGTATATGGGAATATGCATCACGATAAAGACTTTGACACTTACTTATTGGCAGTATTAATGGCTAATCTACTTCTCTACACTTTCTTCTACATTGTAATGAAGGTATGTCTTAACtctaatattataattttgaatccAACATGCAGTTGTCTCACCTAAGAATTGTATCATGGTGTTACTTATCgttaattgataaatcttaAACCATTAATTACAATTACCTGCTGATATACATTGAAATAcgttacaaaatatatatttattttttagcTGTGCCACCGAGAGCGAATCTTACTACAACCTCTTATCTACATTATTCTATCTTTCTTGACTTGGGCAGCAGCCATGTACTTTTTCATTCGCAAATCAATATCCTGGGCCCTAACTCCTGCACAATCTAGAATTTATAATAAGCCGTGcgaattgttaaatttttttgacccgCATGATATTTGGCACTTCTTATCAGCTTTAGCTATGTTCTTCTCATTTATGGTGCTATTAACATTAGATGATGATTTAGTGGACGTACATAGAAGTCAGATTCCCGTcttttagaaaaaaaggtCGTAGTTAATTGTgaacaattatttaaatttatgtCAATGGACTTAGTTCCTATGCCATCGCAGCAATCACAGCAAATTGGTGCATAGATTATTCCTTttacattttcgaatttataatttgtatattatcatcattgtaCATATTGTAATGAATTTATATAAGTTTTTAAAATACGGAGTTGCGCGTGACAAAACGATATTATATACAATCCGTCGTGTTGGTGATGAGTGAAGAACTAAAGAAAccaaacttaaaaaaaaattttatgcgatttttctaaaaataaatatattatctCTTTATATTCccaatttttcatattacaATGTAGGTAATGAACACTGCCATAGCAAATATGCACATCAAGAACATGTACATTATTCCAGCACGATAtttatcatttaaaaaattcgactgacttggaaaaatgatttcattttaCATATATCAGTAAATAATTactaattgaaattttctataaacgctgtattttttttttcatctttagTTATAACAGTAATAACAAATAGGATGTCTTAGAAGAATATTTACAACAAATGAGTCCTAAAAGTGTTACATACACCAGGTATGTGGCTATTTTAAATATGTGACATGGATTGACTATGACGAAGCACTAGAATCATTGTGATGTTCTTCTCCAGACGTTTCAAGCTGTGAGAGAGTTCGCAGAAGTTCGGCACGTTCACCAGCTTGCAGTCTGTGCGCGATTTCTATAACTGCATCTAATCTCACGTCTGGACAACATTCAAGGGCCTCCTTAACCCGAGTGAGAACCGCGTTCCTCCGTACGCAATTAATATTACGGCTTAGAACACTGCCTTCAGTTTCATTCTGGCTTATTAACCACTTGGCTACAGCCTCATCCTGGTCCCACAGATAAGACTCTGTAGCACCTCTGTCTTCTACGAACCAGCGTCTCAGCATAGAAACTACTGTTCCAACACCCAAGCTAGGCTGTGTTGACAAGACATCGTTTATGGCATCACACTCCAGGAGTTTACGTCTGAGTCTCCAATATAACATGCGGCGTGCTGTTTTCCATGGAATTATTTCACTAATGACACCCTTCTCCAACATTCTTTCAGGAGTATCATGAAGATCGGCAAAGTGAACAGCGACTTGGTGATACATGGGATCCAAGATCTGTTCTCTTTTCCGGATTTCGCTTTCCAGGTTAGCACGTTCTTCAGCGGAGGTTGaactcgatattttttcctGAATTGACATGGTAAGGTTGAAGATCAATATTCATGGTTGGACGTAAGCATTGAAAAATCATTGTCAGTTACATTGCTCAAGACTTGTGAAATTGCtaaacgtaaatatttttaaataccttGAAGTTACGTATGACAGGGTCAACTCTATGCATGGTtttaattatatctttgtttCTAAATTTGATTTCGACGATTCCTTCTGGTTCTAATACACCTCCACGGCTTGTTGTGTCGGCAAACATTTCCATATGCCTGGGGTTTATAGATGGATCAACAACTGCCCATGCACCACCTCTTAGTTCTCCATTTGGAGGGATGTACACTATCACTGGTCTGGTATACTCTTTTAACGCATCAACAATGTAAGCACCAAACTTAACAACTTGCTCGTACATGTCTGTTGAACAAAACGTGAATTAATGAACATACGGAAACTTTGATAATTGTTAGTAAAAAAAACCATTCTTCAATTTACCTTTCATACCACCCGAAAAACCACGCCAGTTAGCAAAGATGAAAAGAGGCAGTTCTTCTTTGCCAAAATCACGAATAGCCTGAGCAGTTTTATATGCACTGTCTGGAAACCAGACTTGACCCGCCTGTGAAACTGTCTTTGCTTCAGAGTCCAAATTTGCGGGATCTGCTGGTAAATGCAGTTCGACAGTTCGTGTTTCTACGGCTATCACACCGCAAGGGATACCTCCAAGTCTAGCACGTCCAGTTACCACAGTTTGTGCCCAAGGCCGCATAATTTCCTACAagtaattgaattgaaattgaattaagTGCACGATGACGTTAATTGTAACTGCAATGGATCATAATTCGTCGCTAACGTATTCTAATCTTACCTGCCATGaaccacgatcgaaaaatccACTTTCCCAAGCCGCAGCGTCAATGGGAGAATGTCTTCCTTCAAGCATCCACCTGGGATCATAGGGAGCCTTGGTAGGAACATATCCAATTTCTCGGTCAATTGGATCTGGATGTGGTGCAGAGAGAATAGGAAGCTGGGCTCCTTTAGATTTAGGTACATAGCTAATCCATCTGAGTACAGTGGCTATACCATCTAAATCTCTTGGTTCAGTTGCGTGTGAAACACCGTTATTGTGCATTATTTGAATTCCACCCAATTGATTATTACTAGCGTAAACCTCACGACCCAACACTGTATTCAGTGCTCTATACCCGGTTAATATAATGTGCGAGTTCTCAATTTGTATAACTCGTTGCCCAAGTCGCAATAAATAAGAACCAATACCAATTGCACGGCATGAGACAACTGATATTGTAACCACCTACAAAGCAGAAAAATTAATCCATGACATATATTATTCGtcacggaaaaattttcactaaataatatttaaaacaattttatctacaaaaatattgacaaaaatttagtCATCAACTAGGAAAGTTGggaatatcaacaagtacaAACCTCGTTATATGCTTGAGACGTTTCACCAGCAATCATACCAGCATATTTAAGATTTTCTACTCCCAGTCCATCATCTTTGCCTATAATATCAGTTATCTTGTAGCGAGGCTCACCATTGTCTTCAATTAATGATGCCTTAATTGAATTATGCGGTGCTAATCTAGCATAGTCGTCAGGAGTTACATAGATGTATTTGAAGCCTTTTTCAGGCTCGTTTTCATCCTCCCACGAAATTCTGAACAAGCCTTTCACCTAGTTCAACCAACGAATtatttggcgaaaattttacattctgATGTGTTTTCTAGGTCAGTCAATTGGTGAAATACAGCAACTAAATGCACGATAGATtctaaaatgaatgaaatctAAAGTAAAGTTCACGGACGTACCTCTTCAGCAAGACCAATTCTGGCACCAGAATTCGCCGAGAAGTAAATTCTTGGAATTCCAAGATCTCTAGCTGTTTCAGATGCTCTACAAAATACGAGATCTTCTTTTGGTCCAAACGAACCAATTTGGAAAGTCAAATCATTTGCAATAAGTATGATATCTCTTCCAGCTGGGTACTCTGGGGTGTAAAGTCTGAGTTTCCATGCGACCATGCCAACGTCGTTTTCACCAGGTAATCGCTTTTGTTCTACTAAATTTTCACCGTCCAAAACAAGTTCGACACAGTCCAATACCGGGCTCGGAATCTTGATATTTTCTGTTCAAGTATACGAAATTTTCACTCAAACACaaatgtgtataatttttgttcgtgGGCCAGAGTTTAAATTTTCTATTAGTAGTAGTTAACATTTCAACCAACCTGAGGTAGGTCTTTCCTCAATGTATTTCTCCCAGAACTTCTCAATTTGTTGACGGAACATATCCGGTAAATCATACACATAAGTAGTTCCCGAACTCTGTGCTTGGAACCGTTTAGCCTGGAGATAATCTTTGGTCAGGTAAGGTGTAGAAATAGGCAAACCATGCATTGGTCCTGGTCGCCAGTTCGCATTAACTGCCGTAGATCCATAAGACTCAAAACGGATAATACCAGTCTTGGGTTCCGTAGCCTCAGTATAAAGGTGTAGATCAATGCTATATCCACTATCATTTGCAATACAAAGACGAACGTTTGAAGTTGGTCTTCCTGGTGCTGGACGAATTGTCATTTTTATCTCAGCCTATGAGATAAATATGTGAATTAAATGTTTAAACATCGGATTATGTGGATAATTTGAATACACCAACTAATAACTTTTGTAATAAGATAACTAGATTTTAAAGTTTCAGTTAAATTTCTTTATACTTACTTGTCTAACTCGTAATTTCCACAGTCTAGGACCATATCTGAGCACCATGCTCGTAACACTTTCTTCAATTCTGCCTGGATCCATTATAACAGTTGGTGCAAAGTTCAAGAATATATGGTTGCAATCCGTGCGTTTTGCTAGGGGATGAGAAAAGGCTACTTCAAGCTCGTCCATTGCTTCCAATAGTACTCGTTCACCTTCGTTATGCAAGTAATCAAAGCTAGCCTCCTTTGTGATGAGATCTGAGTGACGTATAATGGAACGGATGAAGAAGCGATAGTCTGTAACTTGCTGGCCCTTGGCAACCTGGAgatacggtaaaaaaaattgaattttaatctATAGGACCATTATCTTCAAAGGCTTGTCCAAATTCGCTAATATTATTCCATGGGAATCAAGATTTGAGTGAAGACTAATAATGAACAAAAGATCTATGCACCTTAGCTTGTCCTAAATAGAGATGCATCTTTTGATTTGATGTAGGTAAAGCTTCAAGGTCATAAGTCCGCATTCTGTTAAGTTCCAACTGGAAGGCACAGCCTGGTTCAAGATGTCTGTAAATACGATCTTCAATAAATCCGTCACGTTGtcggaaagtgaaaaattttggaaactgCCTCTTTTTTAGGGCAGCAAATGTCACTCTTCTGATTCCACGAGTAATTAACTCCTCTTTGTTAGTCGCGCACCAGTCTCCGAACAGTCTGGACATGACTGCGTCGTCTTGATTACCATTATCTTGTACAGCAATGCTTAATATGTGAACAGGTTCCGCAGGTATTTCACCTCCCTCAGCAATACCTGTTTCACCAGTACTCAGAGAAACATTGATCGACGTACTGTGCCGAGATTCACTTCCAGCAGTTTCTACAGCCTCGAGAACTTTGGCAGAAACTGTATTTCGGGACGACAAGTCTTCTAGCAGGTCAAGTACCTCATCAGAGTACTGGCTAAACTCTTCGAGATCTTTGAAGGCAGCCATAGCTCCTGTTCTATGATTGACAAGAGTAAGATTCTGGCGATTTGGATGATTGTTCGGcaaaagaaattgaaagtgAACTAAAGGTATTTCTCCAGATAGTTCTAGGTGCTGCAGACATGCTAATTCGTAACTGATGTAAGCTCTGCGAACGTAAACTTCCAAAGCAGCATTGCAGACAGCACGGTTCGAGTGATAAAAGAAATCGTGTAGTATATCGAATATAGAAGTTTCAGAAAGTATCAGCTTCTGGAGATTCTCAGGATGAAAATCATGTCCATACATATCGACTGCAGATAAGAATATGGATTCCATCTGATTATGTCTCAGTTCGTATGCAGGTTGATGTGCTGCTATCAAGACTTGCCTAGCTCTTAGAGCCACTCTGCTGTGTTCGGTGCGATTTAAACTTGTTAATTCAGTCAGTGTACTGGCCAGCTCGTCTGTAAGCCCAGGTTCGTTAGCCCACAAGTGATCAATGAGCATAGTAACCAagacatttttcttttgtacaTGATTGTGACTGAAAATAGTAGCAGTGACCATACTCATTTCATCTTTATGCTGTTCCCTCAAAGCCGACACACACTTGTCATAATGTCCTTGTTGGAATTGGCTTTCAACTGTGTAGTACTGCCGTAGAAGTTCGTGAACCGCTGTTTTCATCCTGCCACGAATACCATTGCGATATCTTTGCACCAGTTGAACAATACCTTGAGTCGTCAAGAAGAAAACGTCTCTGTCCGTTCGTTTGGAAAGGGTGGCGGCATGTCCGTCAATTACAGACGCAATTTGCTGGCTTGGAAACTGGGCTAAAACTGAAGTGATGTTTCTTTCGTATAAGGTCATGTATTTTCTGATCTTTTTCTCTACAGATACGGGAATTCTTCCAGAGATAGTGGAGATCACTTCTTGGAGCTCTAGTAGGGGTAAGCTAGGATCGCGCAGGGAATTCATGAACTTTTCAATCAGTTCCCGGAGCCTCGGTAGATGGTAAGGATCGGGCAAACAGTATCCAGCAAGGGTATTTTCCAAAGCGCTTCTATATTTAGCGTGAAGTTGGTTGAGTTTTTCAGGAATAGCAGGCGCAATTGGTGCTGGGAATTGCCCAGTGTATTCTTGCGCTTTGCTGACTAGTGAAGGATCATCTAATTCCAAATGGGCAATCAATGTTCCTGCATCTAAGATTGCACCAGGTCGTTTAACGTAAAACAAACTACCAGCTTCTCCAGCCGTCACCGTCATAACCATCTTCATTACTTCTATTTCAGCATATGCTTGACCACGATCAATATGGCCACCATCCTCTACCAGAAAACTGATAAGTTTACCAGCTGAAGGTGATCTCAACAATGACGGATCATTATCCTTTTCAAATATACATGTCTGGTTGCCAATTACTATTCTGTACCGATCAACTTCCTCTCTCATGTAGGTCGTGAAACTTGATCCCTCCATTGAAAGTAGTAAACCTCCGTCCGAAAGTCTATGAATCTCCACTTCTTTATAGGAACCATTCATTACAAGGAAGTAGGAGTTTGGGCCTGATTTAGCTGTCTGTACTTTGTATTTGAACCCATCATTGATAAGTTCAACCTGAAAATAGTTTTGGTATTAATTTTCaggaattttatttgtatCTTTTTCATCATTAATGATTAGTAACAGATATGCAATGCAAAACTTACCTCACAAACGTTGTCCAAGTCATTGCTGGCTTGGATTTGACCCTTTTCTAAGGCTGTTTGAAAACCATTAAATGCAGCTGTGATTGTTCTATCAGCGATATGTAACGCCCCACAAGTCACGGCCAGCAAAACGTCTGGTTTATCACTTTGAACACGTTCAGCAATGAGTAAGTCAAGCCACGCGGTATCAAAGCTGTTTGACTGGAAGGATTCAGTTTCGAGAAGTGTTATGAGGTACTCTACCGTGGTTCTAAAATCACCTCTGATACTCAATTCTTTTAAAGCAACAACTAAATTTTCGCTAGCTTGATTACGGTCTTCACCCCATGAAAAACAATGACCAAATTGCGAGTCGGCAAATTCGTGCAATCCTCCAGATGCACCGACTGAAAAATATCCCCAGACGTTTTTCGACGATCTGAAATTGAGCTCTTGCACCGTTCCTGAACTTGGCTTAAATCCTGAAATGATTATAAGTTTCGTTAATGCttggaatttttaaaaaatatctataaatgaaaatttgttttaaaaaaagtatgaaataatatttgaaaaatttatggaTGTTTACAAGCATATCACCTTCATCTGGATTTTCACTTGTGATTCTGGCAGCGATGACATGACCCCAAGGTTGTGGTTTGTGCCTTGGTTGATCGAAATCAATGGGAGTATCACCCCATGGACTTTCCCCGTACAAAAGCCGAATATCCTTTATATGATGCAAAGGCAACCCCATTGCAACTT
It encodes the following:
- the LOC124304073 gene encoding acetyl-CoA carboxylase isoform X7; the protein is MSGEEKKAEPNLQEAVATPPRKIRHRPSMSQGTVMIQAQSRQLEKDFTVATPEEFVRRFGGTQVINKVLIANNGIAAVKCMRSIRRWSYEMFKNERAIRFVVMVTPEDLKANAEYIKMADQYVPVPGGSNNNNYANVELIIDIAVRTQVQAVWAGWGHASENPKLPELLHKNNIIFIGPSERAMWALGDKIASSIVAQTADVPTLPWSGSELKAHYSGKKIKISSELFKKGCVSSVEECLAAASKIGFPIMVKASEGGGGKGIRKVDNAEELPSLFRQVQTEIPGSPIFIMKLAKCARHLEVQLLADNYGNAISLFGRDCSIQRRHQKIIEEAPAVIAKPEVFEEMEKAAVRLAKMVGYVSAGTVEYLYDTSGRYYFLELNPRLQVEHPCTEMVSDVNLPAAQLQVAMGLPLHHIKDIRLLYGESPWGDTPIDFDQPRHKPQPWGHVIAARITSENPDEGFKPSSGTVQELNFRSSKNVWGYFSVGASGGLHEFADSQFGHCFSWGEDRNQASENLVVALKELSIRGDFRTTVEYLITLLETESFQSNSFDTAWLDLLIAERVQSDKPDVLLAVTCGALHIADRTITAAFNGFQTALEKGQIQASNDLDNVCEVELINDGFKYKVQTAKSGPNSYFLVMNGSYKEVEIHRLSDGGLLLSMEGSSFTTYMREEVDRYRIVIGNQTCIFEKDNDPSLLRSPSAGKLISFLVEDGGHIDRGQAYAEIEVMKMVMTVTAGEAGSLFYVKRPGAILDAGTLIAHLELDDPSLVSKAQEYTGQFPAPIAPAIPEKLNQLHAKYRSALENTLAGYCLPDPYHLPRLRELIEKFMNSLRDPSLPLLELQEVISTISGRIPVSVEKKIRKYMTLYERNITSVLAQFPSQQIASVIDGHAATLSKRTDRDVFFLTTQGIVQLVQRYRNGIRGRMKTAVHELLRQYYTVESQFQQGHYDKCVSALREQHKDEMSMVTATIFSHNHVQKKNVLVTMLIDHLWANEPGLTDELASTLTELTSLNRTEHSRVALRARQVLIAAHQPAYELRHNQMESIFLSAVDMYGHDFHPENLQKLILSETSIFDILHDFFYHSNRAVCNAALEVYVRRAYISYELACLQHLELSGEIPLVHFQFLLPNNHPNRQNLTLVNHRTGAMAAFKDLEEFSQYSDEVLDLLEDLSSRNTVSAKVLEAVETAGSESRHSTSINVSLSTGETGIAEGGEIPAEPVHILSIAVQDNGNQDDAVMSRLFGDWCATNKEELITRGIRRVTFAALKKRQFPKFFTFRQRDGFIEDRIYRHLEPGCAFQLELNRMRTYDLEALPTSNQKMHLYLGQAKVAKGQQVTDYRFFIRSIIRHSDLITKEASFDYLHNEGERVLLEAMDELEVAFSHPLAKRTDCNHIFLNFAPTVIMDPGRIEESVTSMVLRYGPRLWKLRVRQAEIKMTIRPAPGRPTSNVRLCIANDSGYSIDLHLYTEATEPKTGIIRFESYGSTAVNANWRPGPMHGLPISTPYLTKDYLQAKRFQAQSSGTTYVYDLPDMFRQQIEKFWEKYIEERPTSENIKIPSPVLDCVELVLDGENLVEQKRLPGENDVGMVAWKLRLYTPEYPAGRDIILIANDLTFQIGSFGPKEDLVFCRASETARDLGIPRIYFSANSGARIGLAEEVKGLFRISWEDENEPEKGFKYIYVTPDDYARLAPHNSIKASLIEDNGEPRYKITDIIGKDDGLGVENLKYAGMIAGETSQAYNEVVTISVVSCRAIGIGSYLLRLGQRVIQIENSHIILTGYRALNTVLGREVYASNNQLGGIQIMHNNGVSHATEPRDLDGIATVLRWISYVPKSKGAQLPILSAPHPDPIDREIGYVPTKAPYDPRWMLEGRHSPIDAAAWESGFFDRGSWQEIMRPWAQTVVTGRARLGGIPCGVIAVETRTVELHLPADPANLDSEAKTVSQAGQVWFPDSAYKTAQAIRDFGKEELPLFIFANWRGFSGGMKDMYEQVVKFGAYIVDALKEYTRPVIVYIPPNGELRGGAWAVVDPSINPRHMEMFADTTSRGGVLEPEGIVEIKFRNKDIIKTMHRVDPVIRNFKEKISSSTSAEERANLESEIRKREQILDPMYHQVAVHFADLHDTPERMLEKGVISEIIPWKTARRMLYWRLRRKLLECDAINDVLSTQPSLGVGTVVSMLRRWFVEDRGATESYLWDQDEAVAKWLISQNETEGSVLSRNINCVRRNAVLTRVKEALECCPDVRLDAVIEIAHRLQAGERAELLRTLSQLETSGEEHHNDSSASS